A region from the Salicibibacter cibarius genome encodes:
- a CDS encoding TraR/DksA C4-type zinc finger protein, with protein MHEQAKNAALQNQSQQQLEAVHEALQAIENGTYGRCAVCGEPIPYERLEIVPETTLCIKHARAEEATAEMRRPVEEDEMEGTLEEKEVFDQADTWETVSEHGTSETPSDRPDEEENDSDGANEDPPSQKR; from the coding sequence TTGCACGAACAAGCAAAAAACGCCGCCTTGCAAAATCAATCGCAACAGCAACTTGAGGCTGTTCATGAGGCATTGCAGGCGATTGAAAACGGAACGTATGGCCGTTGTGCCGTTTGCGGGGAGCCGATTCCTTATGAGCGACTGGAAATCGTTCCGGAAACGACGCTATGTATCAAGCATGCCCGTGCGGAAGAAGCTACTGCAGAGATGCGCCGACCTGTTGAAGAAGATGAAATGGAAGGCACTTTAGAAGAAAAAGAAGTCTTCGACCAAGCGGATACGTGGGAAACCGTTAGTGAGCACGGGACATCCGAAACGCCATCGGATAGGCCGGATGAAGAAGAAAACGATAGCGATGGAGCAAACGAAGACCCGCCAAGCCAAAAAAGATAA
- a CDS encoding DUF1516 family protein, with the protein MYDMLFASHQGSWAFLPILFLIAFFLYRAGKPTGGRILRIILGIFYIIMIVSGVGLLFELSFPATYIVKGILAILLIGFMEMTLGKTKRGEGAAVGFTLVVVTLVIVVLMGFGVLSF; encoded by the coding sequence ATGTATGATATGTTATTCGCGTCCCACCAGGGGTCGTGGGCATTTTTGCCGATTCTGTTTTTGATCGCGTTTTTCTTGTACCGCGCGGGAAAACCGACGGGCGGGAGAATCCTGCGAATTATTCTCGGTATTTTTTATATCATTATGATCGTGTCAGGCGTTGGCCTGCTTTTTGAATTAAGTTTTCCGGCCACTTATATCGTCAAAGGCATTTTAGCGATTCTGCTCATCGGGTTTATGGAAATGACCCTTGGAAAAACGAAGCGGGGAGAAGGCGCTGCCGTAGGGTTTACGCTCGTTGTCGTGACGCTCGTTATCGTCGTTTTGATGGGATTTGGCGTTCTCTCATTTTAA
- a CDS encoding SCO family protein → MRSRSGLWLCGIVLLLAMAGCGWFDNVSETSAENGEDLQEYGLDLHDFSYTNQSNEVVSNEDLEGEYTLVNMIFSRCPTVCNLMTPNMSQLQKDLATEDIDANLVSFTVDPEYDSPEVLKEYGDHYEADYSNWDFLTGYSLGEVEEFAESTFHSVVAPAADDEDIVHSTDIFLVDENSQVIQRYDGLDVDTEPILEDLRRLTESE, encoded by the coding sequence TTGCGATCAAGATCAGGGTTGTGGCTATGCGGGATCGTCTTGCTACTGGCAATGGCAGGTTGCGGTTGGTTCGATAATGTGAGTGAAACATCGGCAGAAAATGGGGAAGACTTACAGGAGTATGGCTTGGATCTTCATGACTTTTCTTATACGAATCAATCGAATGAGGTCGTAAGTAATGAGGATTTAGAGGGAGAGTACACGTTGGTCAACATGATCTTTAGCCGTTGCCCAACAGTTTGTAATTTAATGACCCCGAACATGTCTCAATTACAAAAAGATTTGGCGACCGAGGACATCGATGCAAACCTCGTTTCCTTTACGGTAGATCCGGAGTATGATTCACCGGAAGTATTAAAAGAATACGGCGACCACTATGAAGCCGATTATTCCAACTGGGACTTTCTAACCGGTTATAGCCTTGGTGAGGTCGAGGAATTTGCGGAAAGCACCTTCCACAGTGTTGTCGCCCCGGCAGCCGATGACGAAGACATCGTGCATTCCACCGATATTTTTTTAGTGGACGAAAATAGCCAAGTGATTCAGCGTTATGACGGGCTCGACGTTGACACAGAGCCGATCCTGGAAGATTTAAGACGATTAACGGAATCCGAATGA
- a CDS encoding glutathione peroxidase, with amino-acid sequence MSIFDAKVESVGEGMQTLQPYEGNVLLVVNTASKCGFASQMKPLQQLYDRYKEQGFYVLGFPSGQFMNQEPLDSEEIPDYFKEKYGVTFPIFKKTEVRGENISPLFQQLTNETKGVGSNKIKWNFTKFLIGRDGTILYRYSPSTNPEKIEIDIKEALK; translated from the coding sequence ATGAGTATTTTTGATGCAAAAGTAGAATCGGTAGGGGAAGGAATGCAAACATTGCAACCGTATGAGGGGAACGTTTTGCTCGTTGTAAACACTGCCAGCAAATGCGGATTTGCGTCGCAAATGAAACCGTTGCAACAGCTCTATGACCGGTATAAAGAGCAAGGCTTCTATGTATTGGGGTTCCCGAGCGGCCAGTTCATGAATCAAGAACCGTTGGATAGTGAAGAGATCCCTGATTATTTTAAAGAAAAATACGGTGTCACATTCCCAATCTTTAAAAAAACAGAGGTGCGGGGCGAAAACATATCTCCCTTATTCCAACAACTCACAAACGAAACCAAGGGTGTAGGCTCAAATAAAATTAAATGGAATTTCACGAAATTTCTCATCGGACGTGATGGAACAATATTGTATCGGTATTCCCCGAGCACCAATCCGGAAAAAATTGAAATCGACATCAAGGAAGCGTTAAAATAA
- the pdxK gene encoding pyridoxine/pyridoxal/pyridoxamine kinase has protein sequence MSIYRALTIAGSDASGGAGIGADLKTFQDLGVYGMSALTTVVAMKPETWEHQVFPQDIKTVEAQLETILSIGVDAMKTGMLASLDVIELAARKIEENGLQRAVIDPVLVCKGEDEVLHPETADALREVLVPKALVATPNLFEAAQLAQMKTITTVEGMKEAAKRIHNNGTPYVVVKGGKQLDDDRAIDVVYDGDTFKMLETEKVAHSYNHGAGCTFAAAITAELAKGNDVHDAIATAKQFVTAAITHGWRMNEHVGAVDHGAYRKHGVETSIEKQKV, from the coding sequence ATGTCCATTTATAGAGCGTTAACGATCGCCGGTTCTGACGCAAGTGGCGGTGCCGGTATCGGAGCCGACTTGAAAACTTTTCAGGATCTGGGCGTTTACGGAATGAGCGCGCTGACGACGGTTGTGGCCATGAAACCGGAAACGTGGGAGCATCAAGTTTTTCCCCAAGATATCAAAACCGTAGAAGCACAGTTGGAAACCATACTTTCCATCGGTGTCGATGCCATGAAAACAGGCATGCTCGCGTCACTGGACGTCATTGAACTGGCCGCGCGCAAAATAGAGGAAAACGGCCTGCAAAGAGCCGTCATTGACCCTGTGCTCGTCTGCAAAGGGGAAGATGAGGTTTTGCACCCGGAAACAGCGGACGCATTGAGAGAAGTTCTCGTGCCGAAAGCGTTGGTCGCGACGCCGAATTTATTCGAAGCAGCTCAGCTGGCGCAAATGAAGACGATCACCACGGTTGAAGGAATGAAAGAAGCAGCAAAACGCATTCATAACAACGGCACACCATACGTCGTTGTCAAAGGCGGCAAACAGCTGGACGATGACCGTGCGATCGACGTCGTTTACGACGGAGACACGTTTAAAATGTTGGAAACCGAAAAAGTGGCCCACTCTTATAATCACGGTGCCGGCTGTACGTTTGCGGCTGCAATTACAGCCGAACTCGCGAAAGGAAACGATGTACACGACGCCATCGCAACCGCCAAACAATTCGTCACCGCGGCCATCACTCACGGCTGGCGCATGAATGAACACGTAGGAGCCGTCGATCACGGCGCTTATCGGAAGCACGGCGTCGAAACGAGTATCGAAAAACAGAAAGTGTGA
- a CDS encoding UPF0158 family protein, giving the protein MNKPVDLSEVAEAIDFDADELYQFVNRKTGEIVVVNESTMRKANREEPFDEKHEWQKEERALAEDIIDNEDDYEPIPESYEVNDYQLMEIFIDSLSDEKKQATLTEAIRGKGAFRRFKDRIVDLNVEDDWHEFKEKEYLAFACRWCEENGIAYNE; this is encoded by the coding sequence ATGAACAAGCCGGTTGATCTTTCAGAGGTTGCTGAAGCGATCGACTTTGATGCGGATGAACTTTACCAATTTGTCAATCGAAAAACGGGTGAAATCGTCGTGGTAAACGAAAGTACGATGCGCAAAGCAAATCGGGAAGAGCCTTTTGATGAAAAGCATGAGTGGCAAAAAGAAGAACGGGCATTGGCAGAGGATATTATTGACAATGAGGATGATTACGAACCGATCCCCGAGTCTTATGAAGTTAATGATTATCAATTGATGGAAATATTTATCGACTCGCTTAGCGATGAAAAAAAGCAAGCAACCTTGACAGAGGCGATTCGAGGAAAAGGAGCGTTTCGCAGGTTTAAAGACCGGATCGTTGATTTAAACGTGGAAGATGATTGGCATGAATTTAAAGAAAAGGAATACCTCGCGTTCGCCTGCCGGTGGTGTGAAGAAAACGGCATTGCATATAATGAATGA
- a CDS encoding NADPH-dependent FMN reductase, whose translation MANKRNILGISGSLRRDSFNRHVLAAATELTEADVALNTYDLAAIPLFNGDLEEGGDPASVAEFKRAILDSDGIFIVTPEYHHGMPGVLKNAIDWAGSDANHNVLKGMPAATIGASPTMFGTAFSQQQLKQSLVAAGASVMQQPSVFIAHANKKIDENGAITHEDTKAMIASSLRAFSEWIDHKEK comes from the coding sequence ATGGCAAACAAACGAAACATTTTAGGAATCAGCGGCAGTTTGCGACGGGATTCATTCAATCGACACGTATTAGCTGCGGCAACCGAACTTACGGAAGCGGATGTGGCGTTAAATACTTATGATTTGGCGGCAATCCCCCTTTTCAATGGGGATTTGGAAGAGGGGGGTGACCCGGCCAGTGTTGCCGAGTTTAAACGGGCGATATTGGATAGTGATGGCATTTTCATCGTCACCCCGGAATATCATCACGGCATGCCCGGCGTTTTGAAAAATGCCATCGATTGGGCGGGGAGCGATGCCAATCATAACGTGCTCAAAGGCATGCCCGCGGCAACGATCGGGGCATCGCCAACGATGTTCGGCACCGCTTTTTCCCAACAACAACTGAAACAATCCCTCGTAGCTGCCGGCGCTTCGGTCATGCAACAACCAAGTGTCTTCATTGCACACGCGAATAAAAAAATAGATGAAAACGGCGCCATTACCCACGAGGACACGAAAGCGATGATCGCCTCCTCATTGCGTGCATTCTCCGAATGGATCGACCATAAGGAAAAATAG
- the fumC gene encoding class II fumarate hydratase, which produces MKYRIEKDTLGEMEVPADKHWGAQTERSVRNFPIGKEQMPREVVYGFATLKKSAARANESLGNLDSDKAAAIAQAADEVLAGDWDSHFPLVVWQTGSGTQSNMNMNEVLARRGTEILQEQGKDAAIHPNDDVNRSQSSNDTFPTAMHIAAVTEVQRKLLPVLETLKNTVAEKAESFKDIIKIGRTHLQDATPLTVGQEFSGWQEMLRKSEKMIAESIEYLNDLAIGGTAVGTGINAHPQFGEKTAGFISEETGLSFKSAPNKFHALTSHDDISHAHGALKALAADLMKIANDVRWLSSGPRSGIGELTIPANEPGSSIMPGKVNPTQSEALTMVCTQVMGNDATIGFSASQGNFELNVFKPVIIYNFLQSAQLLTDAMQSFHDRCIVGIEPEKENIDAHVRNSLMLVTALNPHIGYEKAAVIAKKAHTEGLTLKEAAVNSGELTEEQFNEWVDPAKMVQPSE; this is translated from the coding sequence ATGAAATATCGGATTGAAAAAGACACGCTCGGCGAAATGGAAGTGCCGGCGGACAAGCATTGGGGCGCTCAAACGGAGAGAAGTGTACGAAACTTCCCCATCGGAAAAGAACAAATGCCCCGAGAAGTCGTTTACGGCTTTGCGACGTTGAAAAAATCAGCAGCACGTGCGAACGAAAGTCTCGGTAATTTGGACAGCGACAAAGCCGCCGCCATTGCCCAAGCGGCAGATGAAGTGCTCGCGGGCGATTGGGACAGCCACTTTCCGCTCGTTGTGTGGCAAACCGGCAGCGGTACCCAATCGAACATGAACATGAATGAAGTGCTCGCACGCCGGGGAACGGAAATCCTCCAAGAACAAGGAAAAGATGCAGCCATTCACCCGAATGACGACGTGAACCGTTCCCAAAGTTCCAACGATACATTCCCAACAGCGATGCACATTGCCGCGGTTACCGAAGTTCAGCGTAAATTGTTGCCTGTTTTGGAAACGTTAAAAAATACGGTCGCCGAGAAGGCGGAGAGCTTCAAAGACATTATAAAAATCGGACGAACGCACTTACAGGATGCAACGCCGCTCACAGTCGGCCAAGAGTTCAGCGGCTGGCAAGAAATGCTCCGCAAAAGTGAAAAAATGATCGCGGAAAGCATTGAATACTTAAATGACCTTGCTATCGGCGGCACGGCTGTCGGAACAGGCATCAATGCCCATCCCCAATTCGGGGAAAAAACCGCGGGATTTATTAGCGAAGAAACGGGTTTGTCTTTCAAGTCAGCCCCTAATAAGTTTCACGCGTTGACAAGCCATGATGACATTTCTCATGCCCACGGTGCTTTAAAGGCACTTGCTGCTGACTTAATGAAGATCGCCAATGATGTCCGTTGGCTATCAAGCGGTCCCCGTTCGGGCATTGGCGAACTGACGATTCCGGCGAACGAACCCGGGAGCTCCATTATGCCGGGCAAAGTGAATCCTACCCAAAGTGAAGCCCTCACGATGGTATGCACACAGGTGATGGGGAATGACGCCACGATCGGCTTTTCCGCCAGCCAAGGAAATTTTGAACTCAACGTCTTCAAGCCGGTCATTATTTATAACTTTTTACAATCCGCGCAATTGCTCACCGACGCCATGCAATCGTTCCATGACCGTTGCATCGTCGGCATCGAGCCGGAAAAAGAAAACATCGATGCCCACGTGCGAAATTCGTTAATGTTGGTTACAGCCTTAAATCCGCACATCGGCTATGAAAAAGCCGCGGTTATCGCGAAAAAAGCGCATACCGAAGGACTCACATTAAAAGAAGCGGCTGTTAACAGCGGAGAGCTTACCGAAGAACAGTTTAACGAATGGGTGGATCCTGCGAAAATGGTCCAGCCTTCTGAATAA
- a CDS encoding alpha/beta hydrolase: MDGETRSLTFTSTILDHEFDLYVYIPPNYHESISYHLMIAQDGQDAFRLGKIGRNVESMILEEAGPETIVVGVPYPRVSARRKWYHPDGEETPQYLQFLTEELLPFLTEQFSIREDADGRTLLGDSLAGSMALLACLEHPDMFKRAIMYSPYVNDTLLSKIDESKYLDTFTIYHTVGTDEEEVKGTDGTIMDFMTMHNDLQNRLKDSTGNYRSKVIEEGDHTWLTWEPDLHQALHFMFIMHGE, encoded by the coding sequence ATGGATGGAGAAACTCGCTCCTTAACGTTTACCAGCACTATTCTTGATCATGAATTCGACCTTTACGTCTACATACCGCCTAATTACCACGAAAGCATCTCTTACCATCTCATGATCGCGCAAGATGGGCAAGATGCTTTTCGGCTCGGAAAAATTGGCCGTAACGTTGAATCGATGATTTTAGAAGAAGCCGGTCCGGAAACAATTGTCGTCGGGGTGCCCTACCCTCGCGTATCCGCCCGGCGCAAGTGGTATCATCCTGATGGAGAGGAGACGCCCCAATACTTGCAATTTTTGACGGAGGAACTTCTCCCTTTTCTCACCGAGCAATTTTCTATTCGGGAAGATGCGGACGGGCGCACGCTTTTGGGTGATTCACTGGCCGGGTCGATGGCCTTGCTCGCGTGTTTGGAGCACCCCGATATGTTTAAACGCGCGATTATGTATTCGCCTTACGTCAATGACACGTTGCTATCCAAAATAGATGAAAGCAAATATCTCGATACATTTACCATCTATCATACCGTAGGAACGGACGAAGAAGAAGTAAAAGGAACCGATGGAACGATCATGGATTTCATGACGATGCACAACGATCTCCAAAACCGTCTAAAAGACAGTACTGGCAACTATCGCTCGAAAGTCATTGAGGAAGGCGACCATACGTGGCTCACGTGGGAGCCCGACCTGCATCAAGCACTGCATTTTATGTTCATCATGCATGGGGAGTGA
- a CDS encoding GNAT family N-acetyltransferase, protein MSVQIANTEEEMQTVREIRSTVFIDEQNVSPEEEWDEHEYESNSVHLLARTDSKWAGAGRVRFSGNMGKAERICVLKEFRGTGIGKEIMQALEDYVASQGAGSVLLNAQTHAKDFYEHLGYVVTSDEFLDAGIPHVAMEKRL, encoded by the coding sequence ATGAGCGTTCAAATTGCGAACACCGAAGAAGAAATGCAAACCGTGCGCGAGATTCGTTCAACGGTTTTTATCGACGAACAAAATGTTTCTCCCGAAGAAGAGTGGGACGAACACGAATACGAATCGAATAGCGTCCATCTCCTCGCGCGCACAGACAGCAAATGGGCTGGAGCGGGACGCGTCCGCTTCTCCGGAAACATGGGCAAAGCAGAGCGAATCTGTGTGTTAAAAGAATTTCGCGGCACCGGTATTGGAAAAGAAATCATGCAAGCGCTTGAAGACTACGTCGCTTCGCAAGGCGCGGGCTCCGTCCTTCTCAACGCACAGACCCATGCAAAAGACTTCTATGAACACTTGGGTTATGTCGTCACATCGGACGAATTCTTAGACGCCGGTATCCCCCATGTCGCGATGGAAAAACGGTTATGA
- a CDS encoding CotY/CotZ family spore coat protein: MSCGCKDHESGHCVCDAVLSIKEAQDAVDKKMDNCINSCHTNLLGPKRPGKIQDTIPFMLKDKKSNLFWATGGLTADLTDVFETVFFRVEDVDEKSCCATLSLLRPTNDIKFTHNCCVDPTSLSDVYTLEKTHFCIEVDLRCFCAIQCLDPDLIDNVVKKDKKHHHHEK, from the coding sequence GTGAGCTGCGGTTGTAAAGATCATGAATCGGGCCACTGTGTATGTGATGCGGTGCTTTCCATCAAGGAAGCACAAGATGCCGTCGACAAAAAAATGGATAACTGTATAAACAGTTGTCACACTAACTTGTTAGGCCCAAAAAGACCCGGGAAGATCCAGGACACGATTCCCTTTATGCTAAAAGATAAAAAAAGCAACTTGTTCTGGGCTACCGGCGGACTGACAGCGGACCTAACGGACGTGTTTGAAACAGTTTTCTTCCGAGTCGAAGATGTCGATGAAAAAAGTTGCTGTGCCACTTTGTCGTTGTTGCGCCCAACCAACGACATCAAGTTCACGCATAACTGTTGTGTCGACCCAACGTCACTTTCCGACGTCTATACGCTTGAAAAAACCCATTTCTGTATAGAAGTCGATCTGCGCTGCTTCTGCGCAATCCAATGCCTTGATCCGGACTTGATCGATAATGTTGTCAAGAAAGACAAAAAACATCATCATCACGAGAAGTGA
- a CDS encoding CotO family spore coat protein, producing MSTRKRRNRVQPLLYIDTPDQHEAAYLGRTEVEILYKHSHLNAEEELAEENHEGDVQNEENERRRSFNLSKHLGYDWQASSTPSHYVNRTRDRLASALSEESSNKREPIDDHLGTRLLDDQNEDKKGEEPQVFVEKSVKGKVDFLLKMRKRTPMTCICKTKEQTWVGTVTAAEEQYFTMQTQQTPYLVTINYGDVQELSLDHFS from the coding sequence ATGAGTACACGAAAACGGAGGAACCGTGTTCAACCGCTACTATATATCGATACCCCTGATCAACATGAAGCTGCTTACCTGGGAAGGACAGAAGTGGAGATTTTATACAAACACAGCCATTTAAATGCAGAAGAAGAACTCGCGGAAGAAAATCATGAAGGCGACGTTCAAAATGAAGAAAATGAAAGAAGACGTTCATTTAATTTATCGAAACATTTAGGTTACGATTGGCAGGCAAGCAGCACGCCGTCGCATTATGTCAATCGTACGAGAGATCGCCTGGCGTCTGCATTGTCAGAAGAATCTTCCAACAAAAGAGAACCGATTGATGATCATTTAGGCACTCGCCTTCTCGATGATCAGAACGAAGACAAAAAGGGAGAAGAACCCCAAGTCTTTGTAGAAAAATCCGTGAAAGGGAAAGTGGATTTTCTTTTAAAAATGCGGAAACGCACACCAATGACATGTATATGTAAAACGAAAGAACAAACATGGGTCGGCACCGTTACTGCTGCTGAGGAGCAGTATTTTACGATGCAGACCCAACAAACCCCTTATCTTGTGACGATCAATTACGGCGATGTGCAGGAATTATCCCTTGATCACTTCTCGTGA
- a CDS encoding YjcZ family sporulation protein → MSGGYGFGGGFALIVVLFILLIIVGASYC, encoded by the coding sequence ATGTCTGGTGGATACGGATTTGGTGGAGGATTTGCGTTAATTGTCGTATTGTTCATTTTGCTCATCATCGTCGGAGCTTCTTACTGTTAA
- a CDS encoding ABC transporter ATP-binding protein, with amino-acid sequence MTTPLFETKNLKKYFPVKGGVLNRKMADVKAVDDISFSINEGETLSIVGESGCGKSTTGRAILRLEEPTDGEIYFEGEDFRNLSKADLRKKRKDMQIIFQDPFASLNPRQKVKQILDEAMAIQGVVPKNDRPKRIRELMDVVGLRPQQAERYPHEFSGGQRQRIGIARALSVDPKLIVCDEAVSALDVSTQAQVLNLLRDLQKKYGLTYLFISHDLGVVRHISDRVVVMYLGKIVEIGDKKALFDEPRHPYTRALLSAIPVPDPERKSERIVLEGDVPSPLDPPSGCRFHTRCPFATDICKQEDPDLRETDDANGDHRAACHHMEEIVAQYGTSQKKTAAAEKE; translated from the coding sequence ATGACAACGCCTCTTTTCGAAACAAAAAATTTAAAGAAATATTTTCCGGTAAAAGGCGGCGTCCTCAACCGCAAAATGGCTGATGTCAAAGCAGTCGATGACATTTCTTTTTCCATAAATGAAGGGGAAACGTTGAGTATTGTTGGCGAGTCCGGTTGCGGAAAGTCGACGACCGGACGCGCGATTTTACGGTTGGAAGAACCGACGGATGGAGAAATCTATTTTGAAGGGGAAGATTTTCGCAATCTAAGCAAGGCTGATCTTCGGAAAAAACGAAAAGATATGCAAATCATTTTTCAAGATCCATTTGCTTCCTTGAATCCACGCCAAAAAGTGAAACAAATCCTCGACGAGGCCATGGCAATTCAAGGCGTCGTCCCGAAAAACGATCGCCCGAAACGGATTCGCGAGTTAATGGATGTTGTCGGTCTTCGCCCGCAACAAGCCGAGCGATACCCGCACGAATTTAGCGGGGGCCAACGGCAAAGAATTGGGATCGCGCGCGCCCTTTCCGTGGATCCGAAGTTGATCGTTTGCGACGAAGCGGTATCTGCCCTTGACGTGTCCACGCAGGCGCAAGTCTTAAACCTGCTCAGAGATTTGCAGAAGAAATACGGCCTTACGTACTTGTTTATTTCCCACGACTTGGGCGTTGTTCGCCACATTTCCGATCGTGTGGTCGTCATGTATCTTGGCAAAATCGTGGAAATCGGCGATAAAAAGGCCTTGTTTGACGAGCCGCGCCACCCGTATACCCGCGCGTTGCTTTCGGCGATCCCCGTCCCGGACCCCGAAAGGAAAAGCGAGCGTATCGTGCTGGAAGGGGATGTCCCATCGCCTTTGGATCCGCCAAGCGGTTGCCGGTTTCACACCCGTTGCCCGTTCGCCACGGACATATGTAAACAGGAAGATCCGGACCTTCGCGAGACGGACGATGCGAACGGCGACCACCGCGCGGCCTGCCACCATATGGAGGAAATCGTCGCGCAGTACGGTACTTCACAAAAGAAAACCGCTGCAGCCGAAAAAGAGTAA
- a CDS encoding ABC transporter ATP-binding protein gives MANNEQTPVLKVEGLQTSFFTPDGEVKAVDGVDFEVGANETLGIVGESGSGKSITSLSVMQLIQSPGEIVGGKIELNGDDLLQKSKAEIAKYRGNRLSMIFQEPMTSLNPVFTVGHQVAETVRIHKKMGKSEAHQEVIRMLKLVGIPAPKNRAKSYPHELSGGMRQRVMIAMALACEPELLIADEPTTALDVTIQAQILELMKSLQASTGMAVMIITHDLGVIAETADQVAVMYAGEVVEQADVNTLFKRPLHPYTQGLMRAIPRHDVDVDELEMIKGTVPSPAEMPSGCRFASRCPFASEICQTHPSLGTPKNNLDGERDDGAVRCWIYTEEWEQEHPMNKEVQQES, from the coding sequence GTGGCAAATAACGAGCAAACGCCTGTTTTGAAAGTCGAAGGGTTGCAAACGTCATTTTTTACACCGGACGGCGAAGTGAAAGCCGTTGATGGCGTTGATTTTGAAGTAGGCGCGAATGAAACGCTGGGCATTGTCGGGGAATCCGGTTCAGGAAAAAGCATTACGTCATTATCGGTGATGCAGTTGATTCAATCCCCCGGAGAAATTGTCGGCGGCAAGATCGAATTAAACGGCGATGATTTACTCCAAAAATCAAAAGCGGAGATTGCCAAATACCGCGGCAACCGTCTTTCCATGATTTTCCAAGAACCAATGACCTCTTTAAATCCGGTATTTACCGTTGGCCATCAAGTGGCTGAAACGGTAAGGATTCATAAAAAAATGGGCAAAAGCGAAGCCCATCAGGAAGTCATTCGTATGCTCAAACTTGTGGGGATTCCCGCGCCGAAAAACCGGGCGAAAAGTTACCCCCATGAGTTGTCCGGAGGGATGCGTCAGCGTGTCATGATCGCGATGGCGCTTGCGTGCGAGCCTGAATTGTTGATTGCCGATGAACCGACAACGGCGCTTGATGTTACCATTCAGGCACAGATTCTTGAATTGATGAAAAGCCTGCAGGCATCAACGGGCATGGCGGTCATGATCATCACCCACGACCTTGGCGTGATTGCGGAAACGGCTGATCAAGTGGCTGTTATGTACGCCGGGGAAGTCGTGGAACAAGCCGATGTGAACACACTGTTCAAACGCCCGTTGCATCCGTATACCCAAGGGTTGATGCGGGCGATTCCGCGTCATGATGTGGATGTTGATGAATTGGAAATGATTAAAGGAACGGTTCCGAGCCCGGCGGAAATGCCAAGTGGCTGCCGGTTTGCCTCGCGTTGCCCGTTCGCTTCCGAGATTTGCCAGACGCATCCATCCTTGGGGACGCCTAAAAACAACCTAGATGGAGAAAGGGACGATGGGGCCGTACGTTGTTGGATTTACACCGAGGAATGGGAACAAGAACATCCGATGAATAAGGAGGTGCAACAAGAATCATGA